A genomic window from Synergistes jonesii includes:
- a CDS encoding aconitase X catalytic domain-containing protein, with protein sequence MYLTKEQLGMLHGEEGEAVAYSMRIQEGLGRVFGAKRMVPITRAHVALSAQDADLWFVEKLVNMGGRCRIAPTVNPSIDIDYLNRHLAEVPDTGKEIVSKTNVAYRKIGAQLTFDCTPYLQQNVPAYGEVIAFSESSATPYVNSVIGARTNRESSQSALCAAITGLVPEYGLLLDEKRKAEIFVDVRADIKDDFDYQLLGWCYPLIYKGPEVPAFVGIAERATPEGFMNFGAQLNTSGATGLYHIVGITPEAPDIKHAFAGKEPKKKVIIERRDLDAVRERICGKPGRIDFAMFGCPHLSIRQVADIARICRGRRFSVDVWVLTSSLTKELAARMGFLDIINRAGGHIVADTCIDVPPCWWPYYGKSAVTDSPKCAYYNEIRKIDFKIRPLEQAVEAALIGEVRI encoded by the coding sequence ATGTATTTGACAAAAGAACAGCTCGGCATGCTACACGGCGAAGAAGGGGAAGCCGTCGCATATTCCATGCGCATTCAGGAGGGGTTGGGGCGCGTATTCGGCGCAAAGCGCATGGTCCCGATAACGCGCGCGCACGTAGCACTATCGGCGCAGGACGCGGATCTCTGGTTCGTCGAGAAGCTCGTGAACATGGGCGGCAGATGCAGGATAGCGCCGACGGTGAACCCCAGCATCGACATCGACTACCTGAACCGCCACCTGGCGGAAGTACCAGATACCGGCAAAGAAATCGTCTCAAAGACGAACGTCGCCTACAGAAAGATAGGGGCGCAGCTCACATTCGACTGTACCCCCTATCTGCAGCAAAACGTGCCGGCCTACGGCGAAGTCATCGCTTTCTCTGAGTCGAGCGCCACACCCTATGTGAATTCCGTCATCGGCGCACGCACAAACAGAGAATCTTCGCAGAGCGCCCTCTGCGCGGCCATCACCGGCCTCGTGCCGGAATACGGCCTCCTGCTCGACGAGAAGCGCAAAGCGGAAATATTCGTCGACGTAAGGGCCGACATAAAGGACGATTTTGACTATCAGCTGCTCGGATGGTGCTACCCTTTGATCTACAAAGGGCCTGAGGTCCCCGCCTTCGTCGGCATAGCGGAACGCGCGACGCCGGAAGGGTTCATGAACTTCGGCGCGCAGCTGAACACCTCTGGGGCGACCGGGCTCTATCACATAGTGGGAATCACTCCTGAGGCGCCCGATATCAAGCACGCCTTCGCAGGCAAAGAGCCGAAGAAAAAAGTCATCATAGAGCGCAGGGACCTTGACGCGGTGCGTGAGCGAATATGTGGGAAGCCGGGAAGGATAGATTTCGCGATGTTCGGCTGTCCGCACCTCTCCATACGTCAGGTGGCCGACATCGCGCGCATCTGCCGCGGCAGACGTTTCTCCGTCGACGTATGGGTGCTGACAAGCTCCCTCACGAAAGAGTTAGCGGCGCGTATGGGCTTTCTCGACATAATAAATCGCGCCGGCGGTCACATAGTCGCCGATACATGCATAGACGTGCCTCCGTGTTGGTGGCCATATTATGGCAAAAGCGCCGTAACAGATTCTCCCAAGTGCGCCTATTACAATGAAATAAGAAAAATCGACTTTAAGATCCGTCCGCTGGAACAGGCTGTCGAGGCGGCGCTGATAGGGGAGGTAAGGATATGA
- a CDS encoding TRAP transporter substrate-binding protein: MRKLIALTVFIAVMAAGAASAAPEYTIKVGSIVSETHADMLAMNKIFKPQVEELSKGKIKVELYPNAQLGGDRELCEGVQMGTIQMALPASSALAGFDKRVQVLDLPYLFTSRKTAFEALDGILGNKLNQYLLSKGFVVLGYQENGMRHVTNSKRPIKSPADLKGLKIRTMENPMHIAFFKELGANPTPMSWGELYTALQQGTVDAQENPYAMIVDGKFYEVQKYVSETGHVFSVTMLIANKKFMDKLPPDLREIIVKASHDFAVEQRKTIAGMENGFKNECIKAGMQVNPLTPEEKKPFVEATKKVYGQFEKDLGKEIMDIARKVQK; this comes from the coding sequence ATGAGAAAACTTATTGCTCTAACGGTGTTTATTGCAGTCATGGCGGCGGGCGCAGCGTCCGCCGCTCCGGAGTACACGATCAAGGTCGGCTCAATAGTATCCGAAACCCATGCCGACATGCTCGCTATGAATAAGATATTTAAGCCGCAGGTCGAGGAGCTCTCAAAGGGCAAGATCAAGGTGGAACTTTACCCCAACGCGCAGCTCGGCGGCGACCGCGAGCTCTGCGAGGGCGTGCAGATGGGAACGATTCAGATGGCCTTGCCTGCGAGCTCCGCCCTTGCCGGCTTCGACAAGAGAGTTCAAGTCCTTGACCTGCCCTATCTTTTTACCAGTAGAAAAACAGCGTTCGAAGCTCTTGACGGCATTCTCGGGAACAAACTGAATCAGTATCTGTTGTCCAAGGGCTTCGTCGTCCTCGGTTATCAGGAAAACGGCATGCGCCACGTGACCAACAGCAAGCGCCCCATCAAGAGCCCGGCGGACCTCAAGGGGCTGAAGATCCGCACGATGGAAAACCCGATGCACATCGCCTTCTTCAAAGAGCTGGGAGCCAACCCCACTCCGATGAGCTGGGGCGAGCTTTACACCGCTCTGCAGCAGGGCACGGTCGACGCGCAGGAGAACCCCTATGCGATGATAGTGGACGGTAAATTTTACGAGGTGCAGAAATACGTATCAGAGACGGGACATGTCTTCTCGGTGACGATGCTTATCGCCAATAAAAAATTCATGGACAAGCTTCCCCCCGACCTGCGCGAGATCATAGTAAAGGCCTCTCACGATTTCGCCGTCGAGCAGCGCAAAACAATAGCCGGGATGGAAAACGGCTTCAAAAACGAATGTATCAAAGCCGGAATGCAGGTCAACCCGCTCACGCCGGAAGAGAAAAAGCCCTTCGTAGAAGCCACGAAGAAAGTCTACGGGCAGTTTGAAAAAGACCTCGGCAAAGAAATCATGGACATAGCGAGAAAAGTCCAGAAATAA
- a CDS encoding Na+/H+ antiporter NhaC family protein encodes MLLLNPVVISVIVMIGLCLVNLNIVLALLFAAIAGGLAAGMSIPDTMGVLINGMGGNSEMALAYFLLGSFAVAINKTGLASVACKKIAGLVGERKMLLMFLLAFIACISGTVVPVHIAFIPILIPPLLFLFNRLKADRRQAACALAFGLKCPYITLPIGYGLIFQGIIAAEMGRNGVEIAKGSVPAFTWIIGIGMIIGLLIALFVSYNRPRNYEDRPIIGGTNEDIPDVFTKTHYLTMVAVAAAFAAQLWSGSMPLGALVALTVMIVTGVLKLKDIDDTFLGGLEIMGLIAFVMLIAAGYGNVLRETKSVEHLVNGVVGMVGGSRFWGALLMLAVGLLVTMGIGTSFGTVPVIAAIYCPLAIQLGFSAGATACLIAAAGALGDAGSPASDTTLGPTAGLNADGQHNHIWDTCVPTFIHYNIPIFIAAMIGALMIY; translated from the coding sequence ATGTTATTATTGAATCCTGTGGTAATTTCGGTAATCGTCATGATAGGGCTCTGCCTTGTCAACCTTAATATTGTGCTCGCGCTGCTCTTTGCGGCGATAGCCGGCGGGTTGGCCGCCGGGATGTCCATCCCTGATACGATGGGCGTACTCATCAACGGCATGGGGGGAAATTCCGAAATGGCGCTCGCCTACTTCCTGCTGGGGTCGTTCGCCGTCGCGATAAACAAGACGGGGCTCGCGTCCGTCGCGTGCAAAAAGATAGCCGGCCTCGTCGGCGAACGCAAAATGCTGCTTATGTTCCTGCTGGCCTTCATCGCCTGCATCTCAGGAACGGTGGTGCCCGTCCACATCGCCTTCATCCCGATACTGATTCCCCCGCTGCTCTTCCTTTTCAACAGATTGAAAGCGGACCGCCGGCAGGCCGCCTGCGCCCTCGCCTTCGGGCTCAAGTGCCCATATATCACGCTGCCCATCGGATACGGCCTTATATTCCAGGGGATAATCGCAGCTGAGATGGGGCGCAACGGCGTAGAAATAGCAAAGGGCTCCGTCCCAGCCTTCACCTGGATAATAGGTATAGGCATGATAATAGGACTGCTCATCGCCCTCTTCGTCTCCTACAACAGGCCGAGAAACTATGAGGATAGACCCATAATAGGCGGCACTAACGAAGATATTCCCGACGTATTCACAAAGACCCATTACCTGACGATGGTAGCCGTAGCCGCCGCCTTCGCCGCGCAGCTGTGGTCCGGCTCCATGCCGCTTGGCGCGCTTGTCGCGCTCACCGTCATGATAGTAACGGGAGTCTTGAAATTAAAGGACATCGACGACACCTTCCTCGGCGGCCTTGAGATCATGGGGCTCATCGCTTTCGTCATGCTTATTGCGGCGGGCTACGGCAACGTGCTCCGCGAGACGAAGTCAGTGGAACATCTCGTGAACGGCGTCGTGGGGATGGTCGGCGGCAGCAGATTCTGGGGGGCGCTTCTCATGCTTGCGGTCGGGCTGCTGGTTACGATGGGGATAGGCACGTCCTTCGGCACGGTGCCCGTCATTGCGGCTATATATTGTCCGCTGGCGATACAGCTCGGCTTCTCCGCTGGGGCGACTGCGTGCCTTATCGCGGCCGCCGGAGCTCTCGGCGACGCCGGCTCCCCAGCCTCGGATACGACGCTCGGCCCGACGGCTGGACTGAACGCGGACGGCCAGCACAATCACATCTGGGACACGTGCGTGCCGACGTTCATCCACTACAACATCCCCATATTCATCGCGGCGATGATCGGCGCGCTGATGATCTACTAA
- a CDS encoding TRAP transporter small permease, with product MTVKKFLDNFEEYFCVWTMAIMTVLVFIQVVMRYIFSNSLSWSEELARFIFLWLSWIGASYAVKERSHFRVEMFANMMKGEKRRIFEYFILIIWFAFSFVLAWLGSELVLFIHESEQASAAMDIPMTWPYASVPVGCALMCVRLMIEMYKIYKGAPVGAEAKRQELEEMV from the coding sequence ATGACCGTTAAGAAATTCCTTGACAACTTTGAAGAATATTTTTGCGTGTGGACGATGGCAATAATGACCGTTCTCGTCTTTATCCAAGTCGTTATGAGATATATTTTCTCGAACTCCCTCTCGTGGAGCGAAGAGCTTGCGCGCTTTATCTTCCTCTGGCTCTCCTGGATAGGCGCGAGCTACGCGGTAAAGGAGCGCAGCCATTTCCGCGTCGAAATGTTCGCCAATATGATGAAGGGCGAAAAGCGCAGGATTTTTGAATACTTCATACTGATAATATGGTTCGCCTTCAGCTTCGTTCTGGCGTGGCTGGGCAGCGAGCTCGTCCTCTTCATCCACGAATCCGAGCAGGCGTCGGCCGCTATGGACATCCCCATGACGTGGCCCTACGCCTCAGTGCCGGTAGGCTGCGCGCTGATGTGCGTCCGCCTGATGATCGAAATGTACAAGATATATAAGGGAGCGCCTGTAGGCGCCGAAGCGAAGCGGCAGGAACTCGAGGAGATGGTATAA
- the hutH gene encoding histidine ammonia-lyase has protein sequence MNDILLNGKSLTVDALMRITREGARVKACPAAMEEVKRSRALVEELVAGGRPMYGINTGFGKFSDVAIPEEEINLLQIKLILADAVGVGDPFAADIVRGMLAMRANSLLNGFSGVRPVVVETMIMMLNRGLHPVIPQKGSVGASGDLCPLAHMVLPMIGLGEAEFGGRVMEGTEAMAKAGIPTIELKAKEGLALINGTQCMTSVAAHALADAQMLKKAADIVGALTVESLRGIKNAYDPRIHEVRRHSGQRDVAENMRRLLAGSGYVTSQGELRMQDSYSLRCIPQIHGASRLAIDYVASVAENEMNAVTDNPIVFVDTGDVFSGGNFHGEPMAIASDTLSVALCEFANVSERRIAKLIDPALNHGLPAFLVKHGGINCGFMVPQYAAAALVSENKVLAHPSSVDSIPTSAGQEDHVSMGTIGARKAAQILENVRAVLGIELICAAQALDLQEKRRLGAGTQAAYDVIRAVVDFMEEDRILYKDQKAAAQLIADGTLVEAAEAAVGELK, from the coding sequence GTGAACGATATATTGTTGAACGGCAAGAGCCTGACCGTCGACGCTCTCATGCGGATCACGAGAGAAGGCGCTCGCGTCAAGGCCTGTCCCGCGGCGATGGAGGAGGTAAAGCGCTCCCGCGCGCTCGTGGAGGAGCTTGTCGCCGGCGGCAGACCGATGTATGGCATCAACACCGGTTTCGGTAAATTTTCCGACGTCGCCATTCCGGAAGAGGAGATAAACCTCCTGCAGATAAAGCTGATACTCGCGGACGCGGTCGGGGTGGGCGACCCGTTCGCTGCGGATATCGTGCGCGGGATGCTTGCGATGCGCGCGAATTCTCTGCTCAACGGATTTTCCGGCGTGCGCCCCGTGGTCGTCGAGACGATGATTATGATGCTGAACAGAGGCCTCCACCCTGTGATTCCGCAGAAAGGCTCCGTCGGCGCAAGCGGCGATCTCTGCCCGCTTGCGCACATGGTGCTGCCGATGATCGGCCTCGGCGAAGCGGAGTTCGGCGGCCGTGTGATGGAGGGCACCGAAGCCATGGCGAAAGCCGGCATTCCCACGATCGAACTCAAAGCGAAGGAGGGGCTCGCCCTAATCAACGGCACGCAGTGTATGACTTCGGTCGCCGCTCATGCCCTTGCCGACGCGCAGATGCTCAAAAAGGCCGCGGACATCGTCGGCGCGCTGACCGTCGAATCTCTGCGCGGCATCAAAAACGCCTACGACCCGCGCATACATGAGGTCCGCAGGCATTCCGGACAGCGGGACGTCGCGGAGAATATGCGCCGCCTGCTCGCCGGCAGCGGCTACGTCACCTCGCAGGGCGAACTCCGCATGCAGGATTCTTACTCTCTGCGCTGCATCCCGCAGATACACGGCGCAAGCCGCCTCGCGATAGATTACGTGGCTTCGGTGGCCGAGAACGAGATGAACGCCGTGACCGACAATCCCATAGTCTTCGTCGATACGGGCGACGTTTTCTCGGGAGGAAATTTCCACGGAGAGCCGATGGCGATAGCCTCCGACACGCTCTCCGTCGCCCTCTGCGAGTTCGCCAATGTCTCCGAGCGGCGCATCGCGAAGCTGATCGACCCTGCGCTCAACCACGGCCTCCCGGCGTTTTTAGTCAAGCACGGCGGAATCAACTGCGGCTTCATGGTCCCGCAGTATGCAGCGGCCGCGCTCGTATCCGAGAACAAGGTGCTTGCCCATCCGTCGAGCGTCGATTCTATTCCGACCTCCGCCGGGCAGGAGGACCACGTCAGCATGGGTACCATAGGCGCGCGTAAAGCGGCGCAGATACTCGAAAACGTGAGGGCGGTGCTGGGCATTGAGCTCATCTGCGCGGCGCAGGCGCTGGATCTGCAGGAGAAGAGGCGCCTCGGCGCCGGCACACAGGCGGCGTATGACGTGATCCGAGCCGTAGTGGACTTCATGGAGGAGGATCGCATCCTCTATAAAGATCAGAAGGCGGCCGCGCAGCTCATAGCCGACGGCACACTGGTGGAGGCTGCGGAAGCCGCGGTGGGAGAACTGAAATAA
- a CDS encoding aconitase X swivel domain-containing protein, giving the protein MSVKTFKCEAIAVGKGEGPALVSDEAICFYLVEPDTGTMIEQRHVLEGRSLAHTALVAHAGKGSSVVQMDGLFKIAMKGKAPAAVILRNPDPVFVSALLVMEIPSVYNVDEEFYSYVRDGDSVVVDADGGTITVERR; this is encoded by the coding sequence ATGAGCGTGAAAACATTCAAATGCGAAGCGATCGCCGTCGGCAAGGGAGAGGGGCCCGCACTCGTTTCGGACGAAGCTATATGCTTTTACCTCGTGGAACCCGACACTGGAACGATGATCGAACAAAGGCACGTTCTTGAGGGACGCTCGCTGGCGCATACGGCGCTCGTAGCGCACGCCGGAAAAGGCAGTTCGGTCGTACAGATGGACGGGCTCTTTAAAATCGCCATGAAAGGCAAGGCGCCGGCGGCAGTAATCCTGAGAAATCCAGATCCGGTATTCGTCTCCGCGCTCTTAGTAATGGAAATTCCATCCGTCTACAATGTGGACGAGGAATTCTATTCGTATGTGCGAGACGGCGATTCAGTAGTCGTAGACGCTGATGGCGGAACTATAACCGTCGAAAGGCGCTAA